CCTGCACCACCCTGCCCACGGCGCTGCCGGCTGCTGAAACCTCTGGTTTTGTTCACCAACGCCTTGCCTTGGAACAGAGGGGATGCACCACCGCTGTCACCCTGCAGAAGCACTTTACCCGCCGGCTTTATGTACCAAATTGATTTTTCAACATTGATTTTTCTTCACTTGcccagtttttgttttttcacttctttatcTGCCCCCTTTGAGACTGCTGCATCTCAACACTGCCAGTGCCACGCTGGCAACCCCCAGCCCGGCCGAGCTGCCCAACCTCTGCTGGCAAAGCACTTCCCAGGGCTGTGACCAGGGGACGGGGGACATTCAGCCCCCAAAGCCCATCgctgctttgcatttccttcaGTGTCCTCATGCAGCAAGCAGCTCCCAACGCTTGCCTTTTTGCCCCACTGATGTGGGATGACAATAAGAAGTCCTGACAGCTCCTAGCACGCTGTTCAGGGCATCACCCAGCGCCCGCTGCTTGGCTTTCAACACTAGGTGGCAcctagcaaaaataaaagaggggcgcaagccccttcccagcccccAGGATGCTTTGCACAAACCCAAACGAGGCTTCTTTGGACTCACCGGAGACATCGTACATCGGTGCAACTTCCACAAGGTCGCATCCCACTATATTCAGCCCCTTGCAGCCACGAATAATCTCCAAAGCCTGAGAAGAAAACAGACTTGGGCTGAAGGAACACGTGTCTGGCCTAGCAGCTTGCTTTGGGCTCTGCTTCCCCCTTGCACAGAAGAGGGAAGCTGCCGAGGACCCAGCCTACACGGACGAAATTCGGTTATTTCCTACCTATGACCTCTAACGGCAGAGAAACATCCCCTTGAGAAGGcagggggacatttgggggtgACACAAGCGTCCCCTTCCCCTTGAGAAAAGCAGCTGAGCACCTCTCACCTGTGACGGCGTGAGCCCGGCTATCTCTGGTGTCCCAGTTCCCGGGGCGTAGGCAGGGTCCAGCCCATCGATATCGAAGCTGATGTAGACCGGCTTGGCCCCCATCTGCTGCCTCACCTCTGCCATCAGCGGCACCAGGGACTTGAACCAGCAATCCTCGGCCAGCACCACCCGAAAGCCCTGCAGGATGCATGAGATCAGCACTCACCCCCCAGCAAGGTGCAGCCCCAGCGAGGATTTATGGAAATGAGGCCAGGAGGCAGGAACCCTCCTCATTTTTGCACCCCTATTAACCCCGAGCAGCTTCCAGCTGGTGATTTCCCAGCTCTCGGAGCTGCTGGGGAGCGAAAGCAGCCGCGGCTGAGCTCACCTGGTCCCGGCAGTATTTGTAAGGGTCGGGGGCGTAGGAGGAGCCGCGGATGCCGATCTGAACCACGCGGCTGCAGTCCAGCAGCCCTTCGTCCACGCAGCGCCGGAACGGGGTCCCGTGGTAGATCTTCTCCCCCAGGGCCCTGTCGCCAGTGTCGGTGTGAGCATCCACGTGCACCAGCCCCACGGGGCCGTGTCTAGGCGAGACAGGGAAGGtccattagcacccatcccgcACCTCGCAGCCCCAAATCCACCACGAGCCCATATTCCACATTTCCAGGTCAGAAACTCACTTTTCTGCCACGGCCTGCAGGATCGGGTACGTGATGGTGTGATCTCCACCTGCGGGAGGATGAGGAAGGGGATACAACACATGGCAAGAGGAGCTCGCCCTCGTTGTATTTGTTCTCtggtgattttttcccccctttgcATTTATACTGCACTCGTTTATACCCCTCAGAGGCAGGGCTGCGTTTCCTCAGGGAAACCCGAGGCTCCGTGGTGCAggttccttcctctcctccttgggaaaacaggaggagcaggaggcctGGAGATGTGTGACTGCGTTGGCACAGGAATCTCATGGTGTGGGACCCTTGGCACGGGTTGTAAATAAATGATTCACTCCCGAGGAACCTGTAACCCATAACTTGCCCCTTGTTACCCTACACACCGGCTTCCTTCAGTGATGCTGAGCTGTGACTGCTTCAGCACAGGCGTAAATCACGCCTCATGCAAATCAGCACACTGCAGGTGGCTCGTTTGGGGTGGAAACTTTTCAGAGGGACGCCCTGggtcctgctcagcagggcacCAAACGCACGTGGATGCCCCTGTGGTGTGGGAGGGGGGGACTGAGGTCCCCGAGGGTCCTTACCCAAGGTGAGGGGCACGCAGCCCGAGGCCACGATCTTCTGGAAGGCCTCGCGGATGAGGCGGCAGCTGGCGGGCAGGTTGTAGAGGTTCACGTTCACGTCTCCCACGTCAGCCACCAGGAGGGAGTCGAAAGGCGCCGCCCCAGTGCTGGCGTTGTGCCTCCTCACCATCGCCGACTCAGCACGGATCTGGCGCGGACCAAACCTGGGTGGGCAGAGTcaggagcagaaggagcagaggagggagggcaggaggagcaaaGCTCCAGCTCCTCTGACACCGCACCTCGTCCTTACCTGGCTCCCGGCCGGTTGGACGTGCCCGTGTCCAGGGGGACGCCGACGAAAGCTGCATCCAGCCCCTCTGCGGAGGCGCGGACGGGAAGCCTCAGCATGGAGCAGATCCCCACGGGCCGGGCCACGAACTCGGCGCTGGGGGGCACGTTGAAGCTCGAGCCCCAGCGGCGAGGGGCTCCCCTGCACGGAGCCGTGGGTGGCAGGCGGGGACCATGGCACAaggcggctgctgcaggggatgCGAGGAGCCGTGGAGCAGCGAGCAGGAGCCTCATCCTGcccccacagctcccagccaccCTCTGCCCCACGCACGGCACGGCTGCGGAGCCCAGCCCCGTCCTGGCTCGACTGTCACAGCTGGGCCAGGAGCCAAGCGGCTGGGCCCTGTCACCCTCCTGGGGTTCaaagtgcagcaggaggggctgCACGTCCCCACGCCTGCCAACAAACCTCTTTCTGCTCCTCCCCAAGAGGAGCCTGACAGCAAGCAGCTTTGCCTCCCGCAAAGATGGTGGTGTTGGGGGATTAGCACGACTGGGAAACTGGAACCGTGCAGGGAAATGTCACGTGGAcgaaaatgaaacagaaaagtctGAACTCTGGAAAATTGTAGGTGCACAAGAGGCAAACGAGCAGCGGAATTAGGAATTTAAGAACAAGAGGCGGTGCAGCACAGCACGTTTTAGGCCGTTTGTAAGGACTGAGATGAAATGAGATCCTTTCAAGGGGAAGCAGGGCTCCTCTCTGCAGCTCGCACAGCAAATGCGTGATAGATGGCGCAGATCAAACCCCGGCTGGCCTAACAACATCCTGAAATCAGAgcaggtgctggctgggggccacgggagagcagcacagctctgcacgCCCACTCACAGCTCTGAACTGGTGACACTCTTCCAGGTTGGCTTCCGACCAAGATTTacaagttctttttttcctgaaactttatttttcccacCCAAGGGGTCATTTTCCGTGCTTGCCAGGGATCCGTGCTCTTTGCTGAGCCTTCGTTACAGGCCCAGCAGCGTGCTGTGCTCACACCGTGTTTCTAAATCGGGCATTCGGTGACTTCACTGCGCTGCCAGTTGACTTCCCGGCATTTTTGCTGGGCCAGCACGCAGCTTTCTCTTGCTAGGTCATAAAATGAGCAGGGCCAGTCCCTGGCAGGTGGTTTTGTACCGCCACTGAACCAGAGAGACTGCAAGAGCAGTCAGAGGGGCACAAATACGCACATGGAcgaggcaggggctgctcctcagGCAGGAGAGAGCTCACTTGGCAGGAAACTCCTCTTGGGAGAATAAAGGAACTCGTTCCAGACTGGACTGGAAAAGCTGGATGATTTTTTAGGACACCACTGCCTGCCTCACAAGCCTCCAGTCCAAGATCTGGATCTGGTGAACAGAGACAGACGAGATTTAGAGAACCCACTCAGCATCAGAGCTTAATCACCCATTTATTGTGCAACCAGCATCAACAACATCCTCCCCCAGTTCCTCTGAACACCGTTACAGACGCGAACTCAAAGGATGTTCTCATTAACACGACCGTTAGTGTCCCAGCGCTGGGGTCTCTGTGCTCCCCAATCAAAGGGTGTTAGTTCCTTGTTCATCAGAAAAAACAAGCATGTCAAACAGACCAGCATCACAAGAGACTTGTTAAACTGCACTGCTCAGCACCTCTGCAGGAGGCTTTGAGGCTGCCATTATGTTATAGATATGACTATAAATATAGCAAGAGGtgtctgtggctgcagaggagTATGATCAGAAGAGAAGCAAGGCTCACAAGTGTTTCCCTAAGAGAAGGAAGGTTTTCCTATGTCCTTTTGTCAGTTCAGCTTTCTTCACATGTTGTTTAACTCCATGATGCTTCCGTGTGGAGAGCAGCTACACCTTACCTCCTTCCACACAGCTCGCTTCACTCAGCTTGTGACTTCCAAGTCAACTGTGAATTCCCAAATGGAATCAAAACCATCCACTTACCCCAGGACACCTGCACGTTCTGCAAACCCTCACTGGAGGAGTAACGAGGCAAAGACACAGCCCCTAGCAGCGTACTAGTGCACTACAGATAACACTCGACCTCCTTAACACAGGCCTGCAGATTTTCCCCCTGAAGTACTACAGGATTCCGCGCAGACAGAGAAGACAAATTCCTATGTGCTTTTAGAAAGTGCCATTTATCTCCTGCGCGGTCACGCCCCGTGTTGTACTCCTCACCCAGCCTGGTTTCTCAAGGCCAGCAACAAGAAAATTGCTGCCCAGAGGTCTTCGTAGTCGAGGTTTGCGAAGAAGCACATCTTCATTTTGGTTTCCACCCGGCTTTTATCCACCAGTCCGTCCAGGAGCAAAGTGGCCGCGGACTGGCACAGAAGCCAGGCAACCATCTGATCGGGTTTCAGGGTCTTGGGTGCTAGAACACTTTCACCCCAGAGGCTTAAGTGAAGCACGTTAGCAGCAACTCTAGCAGACAGTCTCTGTAAAAGGAGTGAGAGGGAGAATTAGCTCATCCAGCTGCACTCAGGACAAACCATGTCACATTTACTGTGCCAGAAGTACCTCCTCCGAGGCACTGCATGGTCCCGTGAACAAAAAAGCCCTTTGTTAACATTATCACCAGGCAGCTGCATGTAAACCCCAATTCAAGGTCCAGTCACTGATGCAAACATCTGCAGAAATCCCTGCAACTATTCAGGGAACTGCCTGCAGAAACCTGCACTTGGTCTTCCATCCAGGTAAAAGAGCTCCTCACCTTGTTGGGATCCCTCTGAAGCAGCAGCTTTACCACCTGCTTCACCTCCAGGGGCACGCGATCGGGCAGGCTCGGCAGCTGATCCTCACGGTAACTTCTGCTTTCCAGGGTCGAGTCCCCGTGGCCGTAGAAAGGATTTGCCAGGCCGAGGATTTCGTAGGCGATTGCTCCCACAGCCCAGGCGTCAGCTTTGCTGTAGTTGATCACCGTGCCTGGACCTGGCGATGCCGTGATCACCTGTGTGAGAAATCCCCAGAGATGGGGAAGCCAGAATAAAGAGCTCTGAATAAATATTTCCTAGGCATGCTCCGGGCCttcagtgctgctcagcccGCCAGGACACTGGGGAGATTTTTGGCCATTGCATCCTGGCTTTAGCAGTTACCTCTGACTAACATTCACACCAGGGCCCTAGGGATGTTTCATTTGGGATTTAAGAGGCAGGAGATGTGGATGATTTTGCCAACAAATGCTCAGCACGGGGCCGAGCAGGATGCGTTTTGTTAACGCCCAGGTGTTTAACAACAGCAGCTCAAGGTAGAACATGCTGCTGCTTTACAGTCACGGCTCTCCAAGGGGAGAGAGGGATGAGAACACTGCCATAGCAACACGCTAGAGGTAACGCACTGCACGGACAGGTGAGTCAGTCAGCACAAACAGCTACAAAATCCCTGACTTGATTGCAGTGGATTTCAGATCACAAAAGACCACGGAAGAATTTTAATTTGTTGGCATGTGCATAGAGGGGAAGTTCGGGCACAAATAGCAGCGAAGTGCTGTGCACGCAGCCCCTCCACTATTCACTCCTAGACCTAACCCCACCCTTTTCCACGTTCTGATCACAGCCTCCACAGCCCGCTGCTGAAACTTTTACCCCCAGCAGAATCCCGCAGCCAGCGACACCAAGTTACTGCAGGAGGACTTACCTCGGGTGCCATAAGACAGCCGTTGCCACCCCGATCCACGTACGAGCTGGTGAAAGGCAGCCTCAGGCCGATGCTGTCGTCTGCCAGGCAGCAACCAAAGTCTGTGATCACCAGCCAGGGGCAGCCAGCTGCAAAGGACAGAGGGCAGCAGGGTTAGTGTGTGGTTCAGCATGACCACACGCTGTTCTCCTGCTTCTTCTCTATATTATTAGGAGAAAAATTGGCTTTATTGAAGTAAAACGTGTTCTTCCATTTCCCCGTCAGAGGGCTTCATTTCTCTCCACGGAATGTGTGCCTGACAAAGCATTGCAGGTGTCGTAACAAGGGCATGTAAAATTAACTGATAAATGACAGAggaatcttttcatttttccacttttgttCTTACCTATAGCAAAAGCCATAGACAAAGACACACACTTAACTCTAGCAAAAAAGGCTGGGGCTTAGTTATCAGCTTTTTGCATCGGTCAACAATTCTTGTCCCAGTGACAAATCAAACATTGCAAAGTAGAATCATTACTTCTCCAGACTCTGGTATGGAAAAATCAATGCTTTAAATCATTCCTAACCACATTCAGAGCTCCAGAGAAGCTTTTCCttcaagaagagaaagaaggcaTTAGTATCGCTGAAAATCTTCCAGTACTGCTCTACCAAGACCTTTAATTACACAGGTCTGGCTGCCTGCTATTGTTTCCTGCCCATATGAATCTCAGTCATGCTGAAAAAGAGCTCAGGTAATTAAAATCTTGGTTGAACTGGACAAGATgatgaaaatgctgcttttggcTTTCACACTGCCAGTCCTCCTTCCTTCCAACCGACATTTAATCAGCACAGGGTGCAGCGCCACCGACCTGATTGCAAGGTGGGGTTTTTAGAAGCACTCTGCGGTGTTCTGCTAGTAAGGAAAGACAGAGCCAAGAACCTGCAGCCAAGGCACCTCCATCCCCATGAATGTGGTGGCAGTGAATGTCTCTGTGCcaagccaacatggctttgctcaTGCAATGAGGGCTTGGTGCACCTCTCCCTCTGATTACAGCACCACGGCccattaaaatctgttttaatgaCCCAAAACCTGAGGCACACACGTGATAAATGACATCCACGCTGCTGCAGTGACAGAAAGAGCAAAACTAATGAGCAACCTGGAGATCCCTGAAAAGCTCTGATGCTCCTTTTATCCCTAAAGGCACACCTGGGTTGGGACTTCCCTGAGTGCCTCCGCTGGCACCACTTCTGCCTCTGACTTCACCATCGCCCAGACCCGGCGCTCTGCCTACCTGAATCGAGTTCCACCAGGATGTTGTCAGACTTGAGGTCTCTGTGCGCTATCCCGTGGCGAACAAGATGGTCCACGCCTTCCAACAGCTGTAAAATCATCATGGTGGAGAGACGAGCATCCGGACTGTTGTCCCTCAAATACTGGCGCAGGGTGCAGGGATAACTAGTGGGAACGAGGAGAACATCTGCGTCAGTGCCCTGCAATCCTCCTGCTTCCAGCTCAGCCTCGGTGCTGGCGGGCTGGGGACACAGCACCCTGACCCCTGCCATGCTCCTCCTGCACTCTGTGATGCCTTCCCACCTCCTAGTCTCAACTTCCCACCTCTCCCCTGCTTGCTGTTCTCAAATCCTGCTTTACAACATCCACCACTGGGTTTTTCAGGCTCCTGCACAACCCTACGGCTGCAATTAAATCTCCTCTCAGCAGGGTGAGGGTCTCCCAGGTCCTTCTGTACAGGTTTTATGCTGTGCATGGGAGGGGCCAGATTAATAATGCAGACTGTATGAGCAAAACAAGGAGATGCACAAGGCAGGAGAAAGAACACACTCTTGAAATACAGAGGACAGAGTGCTTCTCCACCTGAGGGCAGAACACAATAGTGCGGAATGCAAGGTGGGTTTGTGTCGATGCCACAGCCACACCCAGTAAGGGCAGAACCCAACCGAGCCACCCTAATGAAGCACTAACGAATCTCATTACTGATTCTGCTGTCTCCAGCTAGGGGCAAAGTTCAGACTTCAAAGGGCAGATGAACAGGGACAAGTGCAGCATTCCTTACATCAATTTGGGGCAGCTGTCCAAAAGGACAGCTTGTCTCGATGTCCAACAAGAGCTAAAACCTCCAAAACTTGGAGCAGGCCTCAGGAAGCACGTTCCCAAGCATGCACATGGTTCCTGGCAGCAACCCAGGCCAAATCCTTACAAGGACCCCACACAGCGGCATGCACAGGCTCACACAGCCCCCACCTACTTCTTCATCACCAAGAAGAGCGTGCGGCTGTGGCCGATGCCTCTGGGGTTCAGGCTCAGTGGAAGAACATCGGGATAGTCCGTGAAGGCTCCAGGCAGCAGCGGGACAGAGGACGTGAAGGCTCGGATCACCTGGATTATGTTTGGATGAGGCTGCAGCTTCTTCCTCCTGAGGACAGGTTTCCTGCGCAGAAGTGGACGTACCAAGAGTTACAATCATCTCCTGTTCGTTTTTCATTTAGCACACGTGCATCTCTGTTCCCTCcgagtttattttttattactccCTCCACTAATTTTAGTGGAGAGCTGATGAAAAATTAGCCCTCCAACAACAGGCTCCAGTGCAGAACAGGCAGGGAGCACCGGGGCTGCCCGGTGCAGGTTACAGGCCTGCACACTGAGCCAAATACCCACATTCCTGGAAACCTCAGGGTTACAAAGAGCACTGACAGCAACCTCACCGCCCTCGTGGCCAAATTCCAACCCCCCACCTCTGTCAACATTTTCCACAGTGCTGcagaacagccccagctccagcaggccAACCGCAGCGGTGGGCAGGTCCCAGCAGCTTCTGTACAGTTTCAAACAcccgtggtttttttttttgtttttttttttgcaccctGGCAGTTCCCAGAGCAAACCCAGCTGTcatccccagcacagagctccTGCACGGGGTACTCGGGCTGATACTTCACCCCTGGCTGTCAGGAAGACACTGTAACTGGATTTCCCACACTGAGGGAAGAACAGGATATACTGGTACCGCACCCGCGCTGCCAAGGAAGCTCTGAAGGAAATGCTGACTGGCAACAGGCAGCCTTTCATTTCAGTCAAGCCCCAGCTGCCTTTTTATGCTCCTGACAAAGGTGGGTTAGTCACAGGCTGCATCCTGGATCAAAAAGGAGCTTCtgagaatggaaaaataaataataacaactaaaaaaaagctttgctaaGCAAAAGAGGTCACATTCTCACTAGCCACATCACCTCGGGCCCTCTGTTACGTGGCACAGGCAGGAAGCATTCAGTGCCACGAAGGCAGGTTACCTCCAcacactgcagagcagagctctccTCCCCTGAATGTCAAACATCTCTTTGGCTTGCCTGTTGCGTCCTCAGGCTAGCAACGCAGCAAGCAGCATTCATTATTCATTTGTATTGGCAGCCGGGACgtatttgaaatgtaaatcaGACAATCTGGACTGCAGACTGCATTGTTTCcgtttggagaaaaaaaaaaggcacattttTGAACAAAAAGATGGTTAAACTCATGATAATTTAAAAGCTCCTGTGCAGTTTGCCACCTTTATGCTGTCTGCCCACCTCTCACTCAGGTAAAGGAGGGGTAACGCAGTCGTTTTCCATCTGCTTTCTCACcagcttttatttgctttgccCATTTAGtgaccagcagctcctgcctccctTCCCTGCACCCAGTTTCGAACCCAAGCAGGGGCAGGCCCAGTTTTAACACAGTGCCAAATCAGTGCAGATCGTGGCTGTTTacttttgtaattaaaaagctacctttttttttttttttaaacaaagttaaCACTTGCAGATACCAAAAGGTTCTGTGCATTTTACACCCAGGCAAACAAAGGCACAGAAGCTCCTGGCCGTGGTCCCGTCAGAGCACTTCCAGGACCCAAAGCAGACAGGGCCCTGACCACCCCCATCCTTTTGGTGGTCAATGTTAACACAGCAACAGGTGGCTTGGTAGTGAAACCAGCACTGCTACTAGTAATGCAAACCATAAATGCTTATTTGATCTAAACAAAAGATAGTTTGGATAAATATTACGGGTATTTGGGAGATTTTTGCTAGGTGAACAGTTTGGAAGCTAAGGGAAATACCATTGAAATCCAGCATAATCAGTAAAATATCTGAAGTGACTGAAAAAGGTAACTGGAGATTAGTAAAGGGACCAATCAGATGAATAAAGGGGCTGTGATTATAGAAGATGGAATACACCTTTATCCAATTAATATGAAGATAACTGATGATTACGAGTATATTATGCAAATGTGTGTCTGTGTGAGCAAATCAAACCAGGTTAGATTTGGGCAGACACGCCCCTAACTTCAGCGCCAAACAGAAGCACCTTCATGTAATCCCTTTGTGGTTGTGTCTTCACAAACGCCAACCCTTTTGACACCCTTCTAGCCTAAGCCATCAAGCCCGGAGGGAAGTGCAGAGCCGTGACACAGCACTGCTCCTCAAAGAAAACCAGGCTGTGAAATTACTCTTTGAATGGCAGCACTGCTAGTCTGTTCCCTCACCGTGCCAGAGGGAAACCTCCAGGACAGCCAGAAGCACGCTCCTGCCTGACATTTGTCTGAGGCACTTGTGAAAGCATCACCACgtggataaaaacaaacacatgcatCAACTAACCGCAAACTTTTGTGTTCACTTATTCCCAAGAACTATTACAGAAACctctggctgcctcctccccagtACTGAGGTGCTGCAAGGGAAACTGATGGAGGAAGACGGGTGAAATGAGCACGCGGAGCTGTGAGCACTGCTGCCACTTCCACAACTACCCTACCTGCGGCACGAGACAGCTCCGTATTCTCCGGCTAAGGCGGTCCGGGTGGCTGGAACGAGCTCACGGCCCATGGCATCCAGGATGGCTTCACTCGAAGAACCAGCCTGCAACAAGGTCACAGCACGCTAGGGGCAAAGCCTTGGCTCCCAAATCACCCCACCCCCAGAGCAGATCATCCGGCTGGCGCTGTGCCTGAATGAAGTTAAATTGTGGGATAGAACGAAGGGACTCCCTTCGCTGCTTTGAGAAGCCAGGGAAGGTAATTAACGGCTCGGAGGATTTATCAGAGGATGTGGTGAGGCCTCTACTTGCAGGAAGAAGCCTGTTCAGCTCTTTAAATGCACCCTCTAATTcaaccacaaaaaaataaacaaccaaaaaaGCTCAAGGAACCTGCGCTTATGAAGCCCACGGGATTCCAGATGTTGGCATTGAGGAAAACTCTTTGAGAACATCCACCCATCACATCCAACACCACAAACACCCTTCAGcaaaagacacattttttttatgtGGGGAATAGTGGGGACGAGGGCGTGGGTCACCTGGGCTGGGAAACACTGACACAGCTCCTGCCTGACCTCACCACAGAGGACTGGTGAGTGCTGAACTTCCCACCTGCTCTGTGACAGAGAATCTAtttctgtcctgctgctgaCGGGGAAGCAGACTCCCAGGGCACTGGtagcagtgttgtttttttttccagtgcctcCTAGCTCACGACAGCCAGCTTCCAGAAGGCATtttctgccagcagcactgcctcTGTGACCACCAACTGCCCCAAGAGCAGCTCAAACACCACGGAGACAGAGTCCAGAAGGATAACAGCCGTTAATTACGTGCTCCATGAGCATTCCCCAGCCACCGGCgtcacagcaccagcagctttGTTTTGACCCCTTCGTCCCGAGTTACATAATCAGAGCTTTCAAAGCTTAAAGCCTTAAACATTTCGCCCAGGTGACAGAGGAGGAGATTACGATCGGGCTCCTTACCGAGATGTTCCACATCATT
The DNA window shown above is from Anas platyrhynchos isolate ZD024472 breed Pekin duck chromosome 22, IASCAAS_PekinDuck_T2T, whole genome shotgun sequence and carries:
- the AGMAT gene encoding guanidino acid hydrolase, mitochondrial, translated to MRLLLAAPRLLASPAAAALCHGPRLPPTAPCRGAPRRWGSSFNVPPSAEFVARPVGICSMLRLPVRASAEGLDAAFVGVPLDTGTSNRPGARFGPRQIRAESAMVRRHNASTGAAPFDSLLVADVGDVNVNLYNLPASCRLIREAFQKIVASGCVPLTLGGDHTITYPILQAVAEKHGPVGLVHVDAHTDTGDRALGEKIYHGTPFRRCVDEGLLDCSRVVQIGIRGSSYAPDPYKYCRDQGFRVVLAEDCWFKSLVPLMAEVRQQMGAKPVYISFDIDGLDPAYAPGTGTPEIAGLTPSQALEIIRGCKGLNIVGCDLVEVAPMYDVSGNTALLGANLLFEMLCVLPGVKTM
- the PINK1 gene encoding serine/threonine-protein kinase PINK1, mitochondrial, giving the protein MALRLLLARALRLLPRGAAAAAPHRPPPAPAGPWAPPRPPSALFSSFSFSSFFRRPVAGLAAAARRGHRGPCLALALGLALAEPRLEERRRAEAACGSIQTVFIRKNKAQKNPLSSFRWRGFRLEEYLIGQPLGKGCSAAVYEAAIPLPPDGQGSGRLAGEGPALGEQPADKPQQKEAFPLAIKMMWNISAGSSSEAILDAMGRELVPATRTALAGEYGAVSCRRKPVLRRKKLQPHPNIIQVIRAFTSSVPLLPGAFTDYPDVLPLSLNPRGIGHSRTLFLVMKNYPCTLRQYLRDNSPDARLSTMMILQLLEGVDHLVRHGIAHRDLKSDNILVELDSAGCPWLVITDFGCCLADDSIGLRLPFTSSYVDRGGNGCLMAPEVITASPGPGTVINYSKADAWAVGAIAYEILGLANPFYGHGDSTLESRSYREDQLPSLPDRVPLEVKQVVKLLLQRDPNKRLSARVAANVLHLSLWGESVLAPKTLKPDQMVAWLLCQSAATLLLDGLVDKSRVETKMKMCFFANLDYEDLWAAIFLLLALRNQAG